One Vicugna pacos chromosome 12, VicPac4, whole genome shotgun sequence genomic window carries:
- the TCF20 gene encoding transcription factor 20 isoform X2, which translates to MQSFREQSSYHGNQQSYPQEVHGSSRIEEFSPRQAQMFQNFGGAGGGSSGSGGSSGGGRRGTAAAAAAMASETSGHQGYQGFRKETGDFYYMAGNKDPVATGTPQPPQRRPSGPVQSYGPPQGSSFGNQYGSEGHVGQFPAQHSALGGVSHYQQDYTGPFSPGSAQYQQQPSSQQQQQQQVQQLRQQLYQSHQPLPQATGQPASGSSHLQPMQRPSTLPASAAGYQLRVGQFGQHYQSSAAASSSSSFPSPQRFSQSGQSYDGSYSVNAGSQYEGHNVGSNAQAYGTQSNYSYQPQSMKNFEQAKIPQGTQQGQQQGQQQGQQQQQQPQPQQQQQQQQQQQQHPAQHVMQYTNSATKMPLQGQVAQYSQPEVPVRSPMQFHQNFSPISNPSPAASVVQSPSCSSTPSPLMQSGENLQCGQGNVPMGSRNRILQLMPQLSPTPSMMPSPNSHAAGFKGFGLEGVPEKRLTDPGLSSLSALSTQVANLPNTVQHMLLSDALTPQKKTSKRPSSSSKKADSCTNSEGSSQAEEQLKSPMAESLDGGCSSSSEDQGERVRQLSGQSTSSDTTYKGGASEKAGSSPAQGTQNEAPRLSASPAAREETASPGAKDTPLSSDGNPKVNEKTVGVIVSREAMTSRVEKPGGQEKGSQEDDPAATQRPPSTGGTKETGHTSLPQPEPPGGGSKGNKNGDNNSNHNGEGNCQTGHSAGGSGFISRTEPSKSPGSLRYSYKDSFGSAVPRNVSGFPQYPTGQDKGDFTGHGERKGRNEKFPSLLQEVLQGYHHHPDRRYSRSTQEHQGMAAGLEGATRPNVLVSQTNELASRGLLNKSIGSLLENPHWGPWERKSSGTAPEMKQINLADYPIPRKFEIEPQSSAHEPGGSLSERRSVICDISPLRQIVRDPGAHSLGHMGADTRLGRNERLNPSLSQSVILPGGLVSMETKLKSQSGQIKEEDFEQSKSQASFNNKKSGDHCHPTSIKHESYRGNASPGAAAHDSISDYGPQDGRPTPMRRVPGRVGGREGMRGRSPSQYHDFSEKLKMSPGRSRGPGGDPHHMNPHVTFSERANRSSLHAPFSPNSESLASAYHTNTRAHAYGDPSAGLNSQLHYKRQMYQQQQEEYKDWSSSSAQGVIAAAQHRQEGPRKSPRQQQFLDRVRSPLKNDKDGMMYGPPMGTYHDPSGQEGGRCLMSSDGLSNKGIELKHGSQKLQQESCWDLSRQTSPAKSSGPPGMSNQKRYGPPHETDGHGLAESTQSSKPSNVMLRLPGQEDHSSQNPLIMRRRVRSFISPIPSKRQSQDVKNSNTEDKGRLLHPSKEGTDKAFNSYAHLSHSQEIKSIPKRESSKELPSPDSRNCPAVTLTSPAKTKILPPRKGRGLKLEAIVQKITSPNIRRSASSNSAEAGGDTVTLDDILSLKSGPPEGGSVAAQDAEMEKRKGEVVSDLVCPANQELSIEKPLARSSEEWRGSGDDKVKTEMHPDGVTAGKEPPGAMTSATSQKPGSNQGRPDGSLGGTAPLIFPDSKNVPPAGILAPEANPKAEEKENDTVTISPKQESFPPKGYFPSGKKKGRPIGSVNKQKKQQQPPPPPPQPPQIPEGSADGEPKPKKQRQRRERRKPGAQPRKRKTKQAVPIVEPQEPEIKLKYATQPLDKTDAKNKSFFPYIHVVNKCELGAVCTIINAEEEEQTKLVRGRKGQRSLTPPPSSTESKALPASSFMLQGPVVTESSVMGHLVCCLCGKWASYRNMGDLFGPFYPQDYAATLPKNPPPKRATEMQSKVKVRHKSASNGSKTDTEEEEEQQQQKEQRSLATHPRFKRRHRSEDCGGGPRSLSRGLPCKKATTEGSSEKTALDSKPSVSTTSEGGPELELQIPELPLDSNEFWVHEGCILWANGIYLVCGRLYGLQEALEIAREMKCSHCQEAGATLGCYNKGCSFRYHYPCAIDADCLLHEENFSVRCPKHKNKTAKGSLSTEQSERG; encoded by the exons ATGCAGTCCTTTCGGGAGCAAAGCAGTTACCACGGAAACCAGCAGAGCTACCCACAGGAGGTACACGGCTCATCCCGGATAGAAGAATTCAGCCCTCGTCAGGCCCAGATGTTCCAGAATTTTGGGGGTGCAGGTGGCggcagcagcggcagcggcggcagcagtGGTGGTGGACGACGGGGAACAGCAGCGGCAGCTGCAGCAATGGCTAGTGAAACCTCTGGCCATCAAGGCTACCAGGGTTTCAGGAAAGAGACTGGAGACTTTTACTACATGGCAGGCAACAAAGACCCTGTGGCGACAGGAACTCCGCAGCCTCCCCAGCGAAGGCCTTCTGGGCCTGTGCAAAGCTATGGACCCCCTCAGGGGAGCAGCTTCGGCAATCAGTATGGGAGTGAGGGTCATGTGGGCCAGTTTCCAGCACAGCACTCTGCCCTTGGTGGTGTGTCTCATTATCAGCAGGATTACACGGGGCCTTTCTCCCCAGGGAGTGCTCAGTACCAGCAGCAGCCTtccagccagcagcagcagcagcagcaagtgcAGCAGCTGAGACAACAGCTCTACCAGTCCCATCAGCCTCTGCCACAAGCCACTGGCCAGCCAGCATCTGGCTCGTCCCATCTGCAGCCAATGCAGCGGCCCTCGACTCTGCCAGCCTCCGCTGCTGGCTACCAGTTAAGAGTGGGCCAGTTTGGCCAACACTACCAGTCTTctgccgccgcctcctcctcttcctccttcccttcaccACAGCGTTTCAGCCAGTCTGGACAGAGCTATGATGGCAGTTACAGTGTGAATGCCGGATCTCAGTACGAGGGACATAATGTGGGTTCTAATGCACAGGCTTATGGAACACAGTCGAATTACAGCTATCAGCCTCAATCTATGAAGAACTTTGAACAGGCCAAGATTCCGCAAGGGACTCAGcaggggcagcagcaggggcagcagcaggggcagcagcagcagcagcagccacagccgcaacagcagcagcagcagcagcagcagcagcagcagcaccctgCTCAGCATGTGATGCAGTACACCAACAGTGCCACCAAGATGCCCCTGCAAGGCCAGGTGgcacagtacagccagcctgagGTTCCTGTGAGGTCCCCCATGCAGTTTCACCAGAACTTCAGCCCCATTTCTAACCCTTCCCCAGCTGCCTCCGTGGTTCAGTCTCCAAGCTGTAGCTCTACCCCATCTCCTCTTATGCAGAGTGGGGAGAATCTCCAGTGTGGGCAAGGCAATGTGCCCATGGGTTCGAGAAACAGAATTCTGCAGCTGATGCCTCAGCTCAGCCCAACCCCATCAATGATGCCCAGTCCTAATTCTCATGCTGCAGGCTTCAAAGGGTTTGGACTAGAAGGGGTGCCAGAAAAGCGGCTGACAGATCCTGGGTTGAGTAGTTTGAGTGCCCTGAGTACTCAAGTGGCCAATCTTCCTAATACTGTTCAGCACATGCTACTTTCTGATGCCCTGACACCTCAGAAGAAGACCTCCAAGAGGCCCTCCTCTTCTTCTAAGAAAGCAGACAGCTGTACAAACTCCGAAGGCTCCTCACAGGCTGAAGAACAACTGAAGTCCCCTATGGCAGAGTCGCTGGATGGAGGCTGCTCCAGCAGTTCTGAGGATCAAGGTGAGAGGGTGAGGCAGCTAAGTGGTCAGAGCACCAGCTCTGACACCACCTACAAGGGTGGAGCCTCAGAGAAAGCGGGCTCCTCACCAGCACAGGGCACTCAGAACGAAGCCCCCAGACTCAGTGCCAGTCCTGCAGCCAGAGAAGAGACAGCCTCACCAGGTGCTAAGGACACACCATTGTCATCCGATGGCAACCCAAAAGTCAATGAGAAGACAGTTGGGGTGATTGTCTCCCGGGAAGCCATGACAAGTCGGGTAGAGAAGCCTGGTGGACAAGAAAAAGGCTCCCAAGAGGATGATCCTGCAGCCACTCAAAGGCCACCCAGCACTGGTGGGACAAAGGAAACCGGTCACACgtcacttccacagccagagcctcctggaggagggagTAAAGGAAACAAGAATGGAGATAATAACTCCAACCACAATGGAGAGGGAAACTGCCAGACCGGGCACTCTGCCGGGGGCTCTGGTTTTATCAGCAGAACTGAGCCTAGCAAATCTCCTGGAAGCCTGCGCTATAGTTACAAAGATAGTTTTGGGTCAGCTGTGCCAAGAAATGTCAGTGGCTTTCCTCAGTATCCTACAGGACAAGATAAGGGGGACTTCACTGGCCATGGGGAGCGAAAGGGTAGAAATGAGAAGTTCCCCAGCCTCCTGCAGGAAGTGCTTCAGGGTTACCACCACCACCCTGACAGGAGATATTCCAGGAGTACTCAGGAGCACCAGGGCATGGCTGCTGGCCTAGAAGGAGCCACGAGGCCCAATGTCTTAGTTAGTCAAACCAATGAATTGGCTAGCAGGGGTCTTTTGAACAAAAGCATTGGATCCCTATTGGAAAACCCCCACTGGGGCCCCTGGGAAAGGAAATCAAGTGGCACAGCTCCAGAAATGAAACAGATCAATTTGGCTGACTATCCAATTCCCAGAAAATTTGAAATAGAGCCTCAGTCGTCAGCCCATGAGCCTGGGGGTTCCCTCTCTGAAAGAAGATCAGTGATCTGTGATATTTCTCCACTAAGACAAATTGTCAGGGACCCAGGGGCTCACTCACTGGGGCACATGGGTGCTGACACCAGACTTGGGAGGAATGAACGTCTCAATCCAAGTTTAAGTCAGTCGGTCATTCTTCCAGGTGGGTTGGTGTCCATGGAAACAAAGCTGAAATCCCAGAGTGGGCAGATAAAAGAGGAAGACTTTGAACAATCCAAATCCCAAGCTAGTTTCAACAACAAGAAATCTGGAGACCACTGCCACCCTACTAGCATCAAGCATGAGTCTTACCGAGGCAACGCCAGCCCTGGAGCAGCAGCCCATGATTCCATCTCAGACTATGGCCCCCAGGACGGCAGACCCACGCCAATGCGCCGGGTCCCTGGCAGAGTTGGTGGTCGGGAGGGCATGAGAGGTCGGTCCCCTTCTCAGTATCATGACTTTTCAGAAAAGTTGAAGATGTCTCCTGGGAGGAGCAGAGGCCCAGGGGGAGACCCTCATCATATGAACCCACACGTGACCTTTTCAGAGAGGGCCAATAGGAGTTCTTTGCATGCTCCCTTTTCTCCCAACTCAGAAAGCCTGGCCTCTGCTTATCACACAAACACTCGGGCTCATGCTTATGGAGACCCCAGTGCAGGCTTGAATTCTCAGCTCCATTATAAGAGACAGATGTACCAACAGCAACAAGAGGAATATAAAGACTGGAGCAGCAGTTCTGCTCAGGGAGTCATCGCTGCGGCACAGCACAGGCAGGAGGGACCCCGGAAGAGCCCAAGGCAGCAGCAGTTTCTTGACCGAGTGCGGAGCCCTCTGAAGAATGACAAAGATGGCATGATGTATGGCCCACCGATGGGGACTTACCATGACCCCAGCGGTCAGGAAGGTGGACGCTGCCTCATGTCTAGTGATGGTCTTTCTAACAAAGGCATTGAATTGAAGCATGGCTCCCAGAAATTACAACAAGAATCTTGTTGGGATCTTTCTCGGCAAACTTCTCCAGCCAAAAGCAGCGGTCCACCAGGAATGTCCAATCAGAAAAGGTATGGACCACCCCACGAGACTGACGGACATGGGCTAGCTGAGTCTACACAGTCATCCAAACCCAGTAATGTTATGCTAAGGCTTCCAGGGCAAGAGGATCATTCTTCTCAAAACCCCTTAATCATGAGGAGGCGTGTCCGTTCTTTTATCTCTCCCATTCCCAGTAAGAGACAGTCACAAGATGTGAAGAATAGCAACACTGAAGATAAAGGGCGCCTCCTTCACCCATCAAAAGAAGGCACTGATAAAGCGTTCAATTCCTATGCCCATCTCTCCCACAGTCAGGAGATCAAGTCCATCCCTAAGAGAGAATCCTCCAAGGAGCTTCCAAGTCCAGATAGTAGAAACTGCCCTGCTGTTACCCTCACAAGTCCTGCTAAGACCAAAATACTGCCCCCACGGAAAGGACGGGGATTGAAGTTGGAAGCTATCGTTCAGAAGATCACATCCCCAAACATTAGGAGGAGTGCATCCTCGAACAGTGCGGAGGCTGGGGGAGACACGGTCACTCTCGATGACATCCTGTCTTTGAAGAGCGGCCCTCCCGAAGGTGGGAGTGTTGCTGCTCAGGATGCtgagatggagaagagaaaaggtGAGGTGGTATCTGACCTTGTCTGTCCAGCAAACCAGGAGTTGAGCATAGAAAAGCCTCTCGCGCGGTCTTCGGAGGAGTGGCGTGGCAGTGGGGATGACAAAGTGAAGACGGAGATGCACCCAGACGGGGTCACTGCTGGAAAGGAACCCCCTGGTGCCATGACATCTGCAACCTCACAGAAGCCTGGGAGTAACCAAGGGAGACCAGATGGTTCCCTGGGCGGGACAGCACCTTTAATCTTTCCTGACTCAAAGAATGTACCTCCAGCAGGCATATTGGCCCCTGAGGCAAACCCCAAGGctgaagagaaagagaatgataCAGTAACGATTTCCCCCAAACAGGAGAGTTTCCCCCCAAAGGGTTATTTCCCATCAGGAAAGAAGAAGGGGAGACCCATTGGTAGTGTGAATAAGCAGAAGAAACAACAGCAGCCACCGCCTCCCCCCCCACAGCCCCCTCAGATACCAGAAGGTTCTGCAGATGGAGAGccaaagccaaaaaagcagaggcaaaggagggagagaaggaagcctGGGGCGCAGCCAAGGAAGCGGAAAACCAAACAAGCCGTTCCCATCGTAGAACCCCAGGAACCTGAAATCAAACTGAAGTATGCCACCCAGCCACTGGataaaactgatgccaagaacaAGTCTTTTTTCCCTTATATCCATGTAGTAAATAAGTGTGAACTTGGAGCCGTTTGTACAATCATCAATGCCGAGGAAGAAGAACAGACCAAATTGGTGAGGGGTCGGAAGGGTCAGAGGTCCCTGACCCCTCCACCCAGCAGCACTGAAAGCAAGGCGCTCCCAGCTTCATCCTTCATGCTGCAGGGACCTGTTGTGACAGAGTCTTCTGTTATGGGGCACCTCGTTTGCTGTCTGTGTGGCAAGTGGGCCAGCTACCGGAACATGGGCGACCTCTTTGGACCCTTTTATCCCCAAGATTATGCAGCCACTCTCCCCAAAAATCCGCCTCCTAAGAGGGCCACGGAAATGCAGAGCAAAGTTAAGGTACGGCACAAAAGCGCTTCGAATGGTTCCAAGACGGacactgaggaggaggaggagcagcagcagcagaaagagCAGAGGAGCCTGGCCACCCACCCCAGGTTTAAGCGGCGGCACCGCTCAGAAGACTGTGGCGGAGGCCCTCGGTCCCTGTCCAGGGGGCTCCCTTGTAAAAAAGCAACCACCGAGGGCAGCAGCGAAAAGACTGCTTTGGACTCAAAGCCCTCTGTGTCCACCACTTCGGAAGGTGGCCCCGAGTTGGAGTTACAAATCCCTGAACTACCTCTTGACAGCAATGAATTTTGGGTCCATGAGGGTTGTATTCTCTGGGCCAATGGAATCTACCTGGTCTGTGGCAGGCTCTACGGCCTGCAGGAAGCCCTGGAAATAGCCAGAGAGATG aaATGTTCCCACTGCCAGGAGGCAGGCGCCACCTTGGGCTGCTACAACAAAGGCTGCTCCTTCCGATACCATTACCCGTGTGCCATTGACGCAG ATTGTTTGCTCCATGAAGAGAACTTCTCGGTGAGGTGCCCCAAGCACAAG AACAAGACAGCGAaaggcagcctgagcacagagcAGTCGGAGCGGGGGTGA